GGACAATTTCCCTGACTGTTGCTCATCATCGGGTAAGACTAATCATTAACAgtgttgtaccttgcctacacaGCAAGTaagctttccccttttccctttcgCTCCTGCCTAGATTGCTCGCATTCCGCTCAGGCTTAATTACCATCAATTGTCAACTTTATTATAATAAATGTAAGTTGATCAAACTTGGTCCTTAGCCTGTTGCTGTTTTATCATTCGATAGCTAAAGAACCCTTGCTGTATGACATGGCGGGGGGGAATTAAAAAGATAATCAATAAGGAAGTACTCCCCAAATTCAAAACACTATCAACAAAGTACAGCATGGTATCTCTCTTCAAGATATTTACTGAAAGGTCTATGCCAACATTCAGGTGAGCTTGTTGTTCTGCCCCATTCTAACTGCACAAAGTGACAAAATCTGGTTCACAACCAACCACTTGAAAAAATTCCAACTTAAAAATCCTCTTAAAAATCTTTCTTCCCCATTCTCAATTTCAATCATTCCCAACAGCACCTACAATGATCGTGTGTAGAATAGTTCCTGAAGAGTAGTACTTACTATCAGTCTTAATGCAGCATGTGTTAATCacagtaattttgctttttttgttgttgctgtttctttttaataaagttttctcTTACATGGTTTACAATTCCAGAAGTAGAACTTACATATGCACAGGACAGTGCAAGCCAACTGACACTTTATCTGAATTTTTGTTGTATTAAAAACTCATGGGAACGTATAAAGAAACACCTAGAAGCCACACCTTCCAGCAGACTGGGGAATACtcaatttcaaaattaaagctcttggcaaggaaaaaaaaaaaaattgctgctagATTATTTGGGTATTTCAAGCCTGGCTACAGGGACTTTTcgctgtcaagaaaaaaaaatcctgtcaccTGCATTCTTAAGAAGATCGTGGTGATACAAAGATTAAGTTTCTAAAGTTATAACATACTGAAGTGGAGAAATAGAGgatctcctttcttcttttattatgcaaataaagctttccaaatattgATCCAGGACTTTATTCATACAATAAAGGGGAAATTTACCGTAGATAGAAGCCCACATTAAAAATGATCCAGCAGATTTCGGGTTGCCTGTAATATCTCGGGCCTTGAACTCCAGAAAAGAACAAGGCCAGAGCATCTGATTAGCAAGTCTGTGAAATACCTAACTGTTCTGCAAGAACAGTTTCCCACAACGTTTAAGTTTTGTGAAACGCAAACTTCATACCTGAAACCACCTTCATTTAAACAAAGTAGATAAAAAAGCAGGACACCAGCAAAAAACTTGTCTGACCGATAATCAGTCTGAGACAGGTACTATAATCAGAAACAATTATGTACGTACCAATTACGTCATGAAGTGCCCACAACCCTGATGTAGGTTAAACAGCTGCTTCTGGACGTACTTAAGATCCCAGAATAGAAGCATATGGAAAATGAAAGTGGTTTTTAGTTTCtgataaagttaaaaatattacaaaCTTTTAGcttttattgaaaattaaatatattagCAAAAGCaagatttaagaaatattttacaaatgatTTACATACAAGAAAGCCAGTATCAGACATATTCACAAATATGCAAACCTTTAATTACAAAAAGTACCTATTGGCAGCATGATGCTAACCTTGCCACTGCAGTGTGCTCTACTATTGATATGAATAAGGCATAGAACTCACATTTGCACCAACTTAAAAAGTTCAAATAAAACTTTTAAGCTTTTAAATCCGGGATGCACAATCCCcaatacacacacacgcgcacactcTAAGATTTCTTCTTCTAAGCTCTATAAACTAAGTGTGTGCTCTGGAAGAACAGCCAGCCTGAAAAGCCCAGTAGAGATGTAACTGGTACTagcatttagttttcattttcctctttaacaTGTACAGGCCTAGGTATGTAAACCATATTCACAGTTTAAGTGTTTTTAGAcagaagtaccttttttttttttgcattcgtTCCTTAAAAATGGCTCTCAGTTCAGCATACAGTTCATAATGTCACCTGTTTTGTGATGCATACATTTACAAGATAACTTAAAAATCTGTGCCATATTCATGGTCAAGATAATTTCAACAAGAGTAGTAATATCCAACAGTGACATTCAATActatatttcaaatatttgtgcAAACAGCAAAAGAACAGTTGTATGAGGCAAACATTTGCAAAACCTTTAATACCTCCTCAATGTTGTAAACTTGGACTGTCAGCCTTAAGTCCTGCACTTCCCACAGCTTTAAAAAGTCAGTGGCTAAAATTATCAAGTCTCAAAAAGGTTCTCTTCTACATAGTGCAAATTGTAATGTAGATAACGTGAAAAACATATCTAGCTGGATTGACGCTGTGCAATCATCAGTGGTCTTCTCTCATAGTTGAAGAAAGTGTGCATTCAAAGAACCGCATGGTTCAGGAAGTCGGGagggtggggagcagagagaaaaagcagttcCATTACACTTCTCAAACCAGCGCTAGATGTGCAAAGGCAGCAAAAATTCCAGCTGCTACTACAACCAGAACAGAGTAACTTTTCAGGAAGACCCAGGCGGTTAGTCACTTGGACTGGTCTCTAGAAAAATATGTGAGTATATGTTGGATTTTTATCAGACGGTCTTTTAAAGACATCATGGAGAGAACTGACAGCTGATATCTGGGGTCTACTGGGAGAACAGCTAGAAGCCACCAACACCAAGCAGGACCATTGGGCATTGcctaaaaataaaagacaagttGGTTACCCATAACCAGTGTAGTACAGTTGACTAACATGAAGACACCAAAAGACAAAGTAGTCAATGACAAATTAAAGTTTGATACTAACTAGAGAATTCCAGATCCATGAGATCAGAAGGGTGCTGAAGGGATCTCTTCTGATCCCTCCCCAACTGAGAAGTCAAATAAAGTACACTTAAACTAAGCTTgataaagcaattatttttaagacaacAAAGGAAGCTCATAGCTTGCTTGGGAAAAGATGGCTAAGGCTAGGACAGTCACCTAATAACAAACCTCCCCAATAAAAACTAAATCCATTACCTGTCATGCTATTCTTGAGGCTTGAATATTCTTGAAGCCTAACATTTTCATTACAATTGTCTTTGTTATATTTGAAGGACTCCTCTATCACCTCCCGATTCCACTCCCTTCTCATTACCTCCTAGACAGAGCAGGACTACTTAATCAGTTTCTTCTAAGTTGATAAAACATACTATGTAACTTCTTCCTGTACTTTATTCAATTCTCTGCACCAAGCCTTAGATGTCATGCCCAGAACTGGACATAATACTCCTCAGCAGAGGTCCTATCACTGCAGAGAAGATTAATTACTTCAAATGACTTGCAAAAATATTACTGGTAGTGGTACAGTCCAGGATGACATTTCCTCCCTTGCATCTGTATCACACAGTTGACACATTTGTGTTCTATTATAAATCTCAGGTACACACCCACAGTATTGCTGCCCTGCTAGTTATCCTGGTTTTGCACACTTATTCCTCCTTCCTAGTATGttgttttaaatctgtttttttattaaattgttctAAAATCACTTCTGAATTCATGCACTGGCCTCCACAGCATCTACAGTCCTCCCAGATCAGTTATTATAGTCTCATAAAAGTACGTAGCAGATGGGTGAGGGACAGGGTCTCATAAGATCCCACTTCACACATAATTCCACTTTGAAAGCcaaattttacatatttttaaatgttacttttctCCAGCCTCCACTCTTTCAGGATCTCACCAACCTTCATTAATTGTTTATAATAACCATTACAATAGATTGCTGCAGTTCGTTTCTTAAGAAACATTTGTCAAATCCTAGCAGCTGCAGCAGTTTGTGACACTAgttcagaaaggaggaaaatgttaTTTGTGATTGATTACCTCTTTGCCAAAGATTACTACCTGCACGTGTCACAggggaggaaataatttttttttcccatttgaattCTAACAGCTTTACACAAACCAACAGTTTAAAATGCTACTGGAACTTAAAGTGTTCTCAGTTTACTACTTTTATCTCCACAGCAGCATATCATCCTTTCCTGCAAAAACCGTTGAACAGTGACAGAACTGCCTTTTGTTGCTCATCATAAGAGAAACAAGATGCGAGCCTTACGCCTTCAAAGTtgggaaaaaagtcttttcttttaatgtttagCAGTTGTTAacagggtttttatttttagaaattttagaaataaGCACTTAATAATTGATATGGAATGATGTCTTACCTGTATATTTTCCTCCCTGCCAGGCATTGGTCCGAAGTGCTGAAGAATTTGAGTGCGAAATTTGTTTCTTAAGTTTTGGAACCAACTGCAGGCCTGATTGTAAACAAAATTGTGAAGTTCTCTCAGTTTCTTTAGTTCTTCTTCATCAGCAACCTATAGGAAGAATGTTATGAAAATATCGTTAGAGATAAACAATTAAGGTGTTTAAGCTAAAAATCAAAAAACATTCAATTTCAACTGTATTTAGATACATTTCTTGCATTCTCCTAAACCTTGATTGCTAATGACTGAATAGTAAAGAAGTcctgtgatattttaaaaaattagtgcTTCAAACTATTgttcaaacaaaaaacacagtatttctttgttgctttataataataaaaaattaagctAGCTTCCATTTCTTCCACGTGTTGGCACCAAATCTTCCAGTGGTACAGAGACCTAAAAATTTGAAACAGAGCTCTCAAGAACAAATCAAGCAAAAATCTTGAGATATTAATACTATCAAGTATTTATACAGCATTCCGGATACCTTAACATCTTCCAAATATTCGATGTCTGCAGTGCAATAACCATCTTTCATCCCTCTCCGTAAAACTCTAAATCTCTTTCCACCAACTGTATCAACAACAGACCGTCCATCAGGTAGAAAATGAACGTTCCTAATTTGCAGCATGCATCCATAATCTGCAAAACTAGAAAAGAAACCTTGCCAGTAATGCAATTACACACTTCTGAAAGGACACTTTTTGTAACTAAAAAAGACTAAGAGATGAGAAGCTTAGAATTAGGATGTAAACCTACCCATTTTGAGAATCACTTATACACATCCCAAACTGTTTAGTCCCAGTTTCCATACTTCTGCGAATCATTAGTCGGTATCTTGGCTCAAACACATGTAGAGGGCAAGGCACAGTAGGATATGCCATAGTGCAAACAAACATTGGAACATTCTTGGTCAAGCTTCAAGAGAACATCAAAAGAAATatgtggcttaaaaaaaatctcatcactGAACTATGCCAagacaatacatttttttcagtatgtttgttATATTTGAGGTCATAAAGCACTCTTTTCAAAGTTTAATAATAAGCACATTGTAATAACTTTCATAAACAATAAAACCACATACTAGTAACAGTGACTGAATACCTATGTACTGATTTGAACACATACTGGACAGTAAACCTCACAGTTATCCAGTTAGTGAGTATCTAGTGAGTGAATGAAGGGCTTTGTTTTGGGGACAGgggtgttatttttttcctttttgttttagtttgagCCATACAAGCCATTATGCCCTCAGAGTCACAGTTTTCCTGGAACTAAAAAGATGTAGCAGTAACTACATAGTGGCTAGGTCACTATTTAGATTATTTTCAGTGATGGACTCCAGATCACAAGATGCAACCCAGGGTATAAATTTTTACCTTGCAATATGCCTCAGCAGGCctaattgaaaaacaaaatttttttttcatgctattttATCGAGTATGTACAGTTGATACAAACAAGTTAGCGTTAAAACATTACCAGGTATTTAATTTTAATACCTTTCAGACTATAAAACATAATTCTAATGTATGGATTCTGTTACATAAGTTGCATGAGCtacagttttaaaaagttttccgACGTTCGTATCTACAATACATGACGCTTTATATATCTGAAGAACTCTACTAGAGATAAACATCAAGattacaaaaaaatcccaacaatttCTTTTCATCACACCTATCTTTATGCAATTAATGTCTATCATGAACTGCTTTGAAAGAAATTCAGGTATCTGAGACTCTGCAGCCAACTCAAGAGGACAATTCCATTAACAGCAGCTAAGCTAAAACTGAAGCTCCACGACAGTgcacacagaaagagaaacagaagggcAAACATATTTTGTAGAGGACTTAAGAGCCTCACGTTGTTACTAtcaaagtgtgattttttttttatttccacagtagTGAAAAAACTGTTAATTTTCCGAAATACACATTTAAGACACCAAATTAACATGCCTTTATACTCCTTCTTGCATCCATTATATGCCACTATTAATAATCACAAAAAtgataaaacatttctaaaaaggATTTCCATACTAATCTCTCAAGTTTTCTAGATAAAAGATAGCAAGCTTACTTTGAGTGTTCAGCTGTTTCTTCAGCATGAATTCTTTTTCTCTCATATAATTCATCAGACAAATATTTCACTATTAATTCCTCCAGCAGTTCTGTgatgctgtattttctgcttgCAAGGTACtgtaagcagtttaaaaaaaaaaattaatatttcttttcatatgtaTTAACAAAAGACTTGAGAAAGtgcagcttttatttaaaaccatGATATATGAAACGTGTAATGAATTAGATGTAAACCCATGAAAACTTACAGCTCTGAAGTTCTTATGTTTCATTACTTAACACCTAATGTTACTCTACTATTTGGAAATGAGattctctattttatttcttaGTGTCTGGCAACTTGAGTGTCTAACTCAGTTTGTATTTCTCTGCTTACCAGAGACGGAATTGATTTCCCAGGTTATACAGCCATACAAATAAGGAAAGCGTACAGAAATCAGAGAGGTTTTACTGAATAGTTACCAAAGTTTACAAACACTCAGAATTTAGTTACACCAATAAAGTAGATGGTCACAGAAACATAAAACCCCTAAGACCCTGAGGCAAACCTAATCAACTTGTACTGACAAAGTTTGTCTCAAGTTTTTCCTTTCTAGCAGCAATCCATAACCCAAGTGAATCCAAGTTGTTGGGTTTAAGTGAAACAGCCTTTAAGATGACACAATATTTGTATTTGTGAGCTCTACTGAGGAAACAGTACCTCTTTCAAACTCTCCTTACAGAGTGGACACTGAGGAGCATGGTCTAAACACCGTTCCAAGCAACCTTTGCAAAAAGTATGTCCACAAGGGGTTGTCACTGGCTCAAAGAATAGCCTGAAACAAAGTTATTAAAAGTTAGATACCACAGCAAGTGTGTGTTTTGCTAAAAAAGTCAGTGATCAACCTCTTTAATTTTTAAGACTAGTTATACCAtaacaaagcagagaaaattaaTCCCATGTCTCcttattctattttttcccccctatacTGCAGTTTGTTTCCATTTACTACCGCACCActcattttttgtattttctgatgAATCTGGAGACATTTCAACACTCTAAATATCTAAACATTTATCCCAACATACAAAGATTTTGGTCTCACTACATAGAGATTCAGAATACACAAAATTAAGCGATTCTTTGAGGAGCTAAGTTGTTTTAATACTAGTATGTAATACTGCTAACATAACTATGGACAGTTTAGTATACATCATATGTTTTAAGGTATTTATTCTGAAAACCAAGATGACTCAGTAAGAGCTTTCAAATACATCAGCTACATTAAAGTAGACTAACATTCTGAAGTATCTACATCTAGTAGACAAATATGAGGTTCACAGGCAATACTTCTAAGCATTAGCCTTCCCAAAATACTAAGTTAAATAGTTTTATTGACTGAAAAAAGCCCTAACATTTAACCACAGAAGATCCTATCCTTTTTAGGTTATCAGTTAACAACgcaaagtttaatttaaaaggcagcttgattaaaataatgctgtattaTATAGCACTACAGCAAGTGACACATTTAAATAAGCATTtaactgcagggatagaggaaggCTGAAAATTATCGACTGATATCAGAACTCATCACAGCCTGTAAGTACCTCAGTTTGTATGTGTAACAGATATGTGGCCAAGCATCTATAACGGAAATATTGCATCAAGGAGGAAATCTTACCTCATACATAGAGAGCACTCAAAATCTGAAACATCAATCAAATCCCCTGGAATTGTTCCAAAAGCCAGTGTCATGTCCCTTTTTGTACTTCCTAAGGAAAAGCAAGACAAAATACTCCTTCAGAGAAAGGCACGGGACAGTAAATACTTTAAATTTCAAAGTAAGTGACTTTTTACCTCCTTGctttttgtgcttgtttcttcCATCTTCAGATACAACTGTATCCTGTTctgaaaaggaaagctttctTTTCAACAAAGCACCTTTTTCTTGGCCAGAGAGAAGGGGTTCAGAAGACACTCTCTTTAAGCCATCTTCCTTGGCAAGGTCTTTTGTTGAGTTAAGAGCATGGGCAGACTGTGCACGATTTAAGCTTCCACTGACAGGCTCCAGTACCTCTGATCCTCCTAAACTCTACAATAGTAAGATGAACTGAACTGTACTTAAAGAGGAACACAAATCTAAGTATATAAGATGTGAACATGCAAAGATATATAAGCCAAACTGATACCCGCAGTTAGTTCATTAGTTAACTAGAGGAATTTGATAGGTCAAGACAGTGTTCAAATTTGCTTAGcgttaacaatttaaaaatcttcatctgcttcaaagagaagaaaaactgtatttctctCTATTTTGAAGTCACTAATACCAAATCTCAGTACCTTCTAATAAGTAGTTCACTGGAATAAGGAGTCTAACACTCCAAATGAAAATACGTTACTCCCAAATCACAGTTCTTTTCTTCCAATTTAGCCAATTACAGAAAGTCAGCATTTAGGCTGGAAAATAGGTAAGACAAATAAAGATATCGGGACATCTGATGTTTGCGTATCAGCCAAAGAGAAAAGTTATCCTATAGTTTTTGTTACCTGCTCAGGACAAAGCTGTAAGTTGCAGTAAGACTCAGTCACCTCAGAACCAAGTATCAAAGGTTTATTTCGAGTATGTGGTGAATTCCAAGCAGATTCCTTCAGACTCTCTCCTAACTTCTCTGGTGACAGCACATCACACAATGTCTAGAAAACAAACAGCTAAAtgttcataataataataaagatatgTCTAGGTGCTTTTTCATAAAACTACATACCAGAAATAAGAATTTAATCTATATGAAGATATCCTCATAATAGAGCTTTATTTAAGAAGTAACTGAGAAAGAACAGTTAAGAACAAGCAGAAACCTACATAACTATATTGCTAAAAAGAAATTTTCTGGAAATCTTTTCTACTACAAGTGAGCTCTTCGAACATAGTTAGACATTATCAATTCATTATCATGCAGCTTTTTCAATGTAAATTTTTattatcaaagaaaaactgttgtGCTCTGGGCACGAAAGAGTTCAACTTCGAATATTTAACTTGCTGTCTGCTTTCCAGTTTTCTAGATTTTCATTTAGTAACTTCAAAACATATGTACTTTGAAACATGTACTTAAAACTTGTACATTAGGACTCTCTTCAACATAGTATGATATATCTTGCAAGGAACCAATCTGCCACCTGAACCTTCTCTGTATGTATTTAAGATTTTTAGATGCTCAAAGTCCACCATAATGGGAGCTTTATAAAGGAACCAAGTCAGAGATAGTAATCcagtttcataaataaaattaccCTTTCCACTTCTAGCTTGGCTGGAAGAAAGTCTTCATCAAGGGCTAAGCACTGTAGAAACAGTTGTAAGGCATCACCTACAAAGCCAGAGTCTTGCAGCACTTTTCCTTTCCGGAAGTAGACCTGAAAAACAGATATCATGAAGACATTTCTAGAGAGCACGTAGAACTGCAGTATTCATCTTACAGGCATTACAACAGAGTTAGAATTAGAACCCTTCATGACAAAAAGAATGTAGCCCTTCAACAAACTTCAGCTGTGCACAGCGTGGATGATCTATATGCCTTGTCTAACATACATCCCCCACAGTGTTTGAAAAGAGTCATGGGATAGGCTGGTGTTAGTCTCCTTCCAGTTAATTTCTTTTGGCTTACATGAAGGGTTAAAAACCTGACTAGTGCTGAATTCACAAAAAGCCTTAACTTCCCCTTTCTGTGAGCCtttggaggggaagaagggggacgTCCAGTGCAAATTATTACATAACCTCATGCAACAGCTTACAGGATACCCTTTTTGCCCTCTGTTTCATTAAAAGCCTTACAGTTCCAGCCTGCAGGAGAAGGGTAACTACAAAGAAAACAATCCACACAACCATGCATCCCTTACATACACCTTAATCTATATTCTTAACACAAAACAATGCACTTTTGGAATTGCTTCCTCCAACTATATTTTATCCTTGAACGCTGGAcagcagctaggaaaaaaaaataaaaccccctaaaaaaaagggggagaaaaaactaCTGAATTTTGCTGAACCTACCTATATGACGTTGGAACTAAGAAGTCCCTTATCCAACTTatctcaattttaaaaagttgcatttgcAGTAATATAAATACAAGTTAGATAAAAACAACAGTTATCTAAAAAAAGTTAGATAAAACAACAACATCGAGATTTTGGATAATGAGccagaaaactgaatttaaaaacaaaaaacaaaccaaaaaaccacagagaGCAGTTTCTACGGAACGACTGCCAGTATTAACAGTAGAGTGTTAAACAAGGCTGTCAGATGAGGGCATGCATCATCTTTGATGGATTTGGGCAATTTCATTAAGATGTATCCTGAAGAAGGAAAGTATGCTAATCCTCCTCTTACAAACAGTTTATTTTCCTACAGAGATAAGAATTGTTAGAGGAATCCATCAAACCAAGCTCAGTTAAGTGAAGTGAGGTTTCTTTCCAAACATATAGAAAAACGTAGACAGTACTACCAATGCTGAGAGGTAAAAAGTAGGATGCTCTCTGAATTTGCAGTAGCCATGGAACTGCTGAACACAGGAGAGACCAAGACAGCAGCAGGTATCTCCCCTTGTGGGGCAAGatcttgctgctcctgctgtgctcAGTTTAGACAGTGCTGCAGTATGCAGTATCTTACAGTTCTGAAGGCCAGTgactgcccagctgcctgcactaTTTGCAAAGCTCAGTTCCCACTGAGTTTCTCTGGGCTTTTCGAAGAACAGCTTTCCAAGCTAAAACAGCAAAGTGTCCTTCtcttaataaaaattaacaaataaacaaaacagatgcCAAACCCCAGCTGTTACAGGTTACATCACCATAAACTATCCCAACTCCAAGTATTGGAGCCACTAAAAACGGCCCCAAACACATGCTTACATTTTTTAGCCAATACTATTGCAAAAGAACTTATTGCTTGTGCTAAGTATTTTTTGACTCTTTGGTagcatttggaaacaaaaacTGTGTTGTCCTATTTATATAGCAAACTGTTTTACCAATACTCAAAAACTATGAGAGAAATGTTGACTTAACATAGAGCCAAGAATTCTAGTCCTGATGGCAACAGTGCTCACTAATCTCATGTGATATTCTCAAGGAACAGATAATGCTTAAAATGCTCTGACTttgggaaataaaatcaaagtataAACACTTCAGGGAAGCGCAGAACTTTAAAAGGACTAACTTGTACATAgcataagaaattttaaaactcaATTACATCAACCTACGAAACGTACAGGCCTCAGAAGTTCTGCTTTCAAGCAATTAAAGCTGGCTGCACAATTTCAGCCAACCATCCAGTCAAATAACATTAAGCTGAAGTTAagtttgtaaatatttaataacttcTCTTAAGAGAACACATAATTGTGTtcttataaagaaataaaataatcaataaTAACTACAGACAGCACAAAAGCACTTCACAGTACTTCCCAAGAAGTCAGTTCTTCTGCACTTAACCTTTTGTCCAAAGACACCATCTCTTGTTGTGATATGAAATAAACATACCTCAAGTTTTTGATGAAGGCTAAATTAACAGTTCCAAGTAGATTCATCAATCAACTCTTACCTGCTGTACTCATCAGTAGCCTGTCTCATATAAGTAACTATTTTAAGATACCTTTTAGCATTTTGCATGTCTTACAAGATAATGTTTAAGGTCACTGACCCAGGTTCTTAACTTGATGTAAGCATAAtttagaattaattaattttacagataaacacagattttgaaaaatgaagagtTCATATCAACTTACCTCTGGCCAATTTGGCattttagaaataacaaaattTAGATCTTCTATGGCTGTTTTATATTCTTGGAGGCCAACATGTGACTCAGCTCTGTAAATTCTTAGCATCAAGTCACTGGAATCTGAAGACAAAaattaagtaacatttttaataattcagaaatttgtttttttaattagatatgCTTTCATAGTGATATGTCATAACCACACTTTTTTGTGCCATACTTTCAAAATTGCTGGAGtaccttctcccccaccccctgtgTTTGGGTAATAGAAGTGGCAGTAATTCCAGGCTCATGTCTTTCAAGCTAAAGATCAAATTTTGCACCCTCTAATGTATCTTGCAGCAACTGGAAAATACGTTTTAAAAGATCTAACACTGAGGCTGACAGAATAAAGTATTGCTCAGTACTGCTGTGACAACAAAAATCGAGGACTAAGTAGACTTTAGCTTTACAGTACACCCattcaaaaccacagaaaactggGAATTCACCGCACTTGTATTAAAAAATCTAAGTATTACAAAGTTTGCTTTCAAACGTTCAAGTTTTTCTTTAGACTGTCATTTGTTTTTTTATAATGTCCAACCCCTTCCAATTATGGCTGGAGATACAGATGCCACTTTCACAATGGTATCGGTCTGGTAAGTACCAGAAGTAGGCTTTATCACTATGTGGTCCAAAATGAGATAGCCAATACCAGAAAGCCTTTAACACCAGCTGGCAGCCCTGTTGTAAGGAGCGGTACTAGTGGAACTTCTCACATTAGTATGTGTTCAGTAAAGACAATTTCTCATGTCCAACATACAGCATTTTCTACTTTTAGTAAAACAATCTCTAAATGGGAAGCACACCCATCTCCATGCCACTAAAACTGTGGTTTTCATAACACAACTAACTGTAGCTATTGCTTGGAAAAAATGCCAGCACACtgctttgttcttgctttttttttaatacacaccTGTGTT
This region of Aptenodytes patagonicus chromosome 4, bAptPat1.pri.cur, whole genome shotgun sequence genomic DNA includes:
- the LONRF1 gene encoding LON peptidase N-terminal domain and RING finger protein 1, which encodes MAFSPVAVGSGVSPEPGGSGSPGEEADGERELLPRPGERLVPGNRLKEVVGASLASLCLGPLAGPQRLGTLVDCLVLNYRLRQGLGWSRDRGAAAEGGGAAEGPLRCCGCGRFLSEPVTVPCGHTYCRRCLRRELRARCRRCRDCLLPAGGTSTAAAPLRTSVVLSQLAEKWFPGECERARAASRLEELLAQGRFREALGAASQALRADSSDLMLRIYRAESHVGLQEYKTAIEDLNFVISKMPNWPEVYFRKGKVLQDSGFVGDALQLFLQCLALDEDFLPAKLEVERTLCDVLSPEKLGESLKESAWNSPHTRNKPLILGSEVTESYCNLQLCPEQSLGGSEVLEPVSGSLNRAQSAHALNSTKDLAKEDGLKRVSSEPLLSGQEKGALLKRKLSFSEQDTVVSEDGRNKHKKQGGSTKRDMTLAFGTIPGDLIDVSDFECSLCMRLFFEPVTTPCGHTFCKGCLERCLDHAPQCPLCKESLKEYLASRKYSITELLEELIVKYLSDELYERKRIHAEETAEHSNLTKNVPMFVCTMAYPTVPCPLHVFEPRYRLMIRRSMETGTKQFGMCISDSQNGFADYGCMLQIRNVHFLPDGRSVVDTVGGKRFRVLRRGMKDGYCTADIEYLEDVKVADEEELKKLRELHNFVYNQACSWFQNLRNKFRTQILQHFGPMPGREENIQAMPNGPAWCWWLLAVLPVDPRYQLSVLSMMSLKDRLIKIQHILTYFSRDQSK